The Clarias gariepinus isolate MV-2021 ecotype Netherlands chromosome 24, CGAR_prim_01v2, whole genome shotgun sequence region tttgcgccttggaaatctgccatgcaggccgtttttgctcagtctctttcttatggtggagtcgtgaacactgaccttaattgaggcaagtgaggcctgcagttctttagatgttgtcctggggtcttttgtggcctctcggatgagttgtctctgcgctcttggggtaattttggtcggccagccgctcctgggaaggttcaccactgttccatgtttttgccatttgtggatgatggctctcactgtggttcgctggagtcccaaagctttagaaatggctttataacctttaccagactgatagatctcaattacttttgttctcatctgttcctgaatttctttggatcttgggaTGATGTCTAGCCTTTgtggtgcttttggtctacttctctgtgtcaggtagctcctatttaagtgatttcttgattgaaacaggtgtggcagtaatcaggcctgggggtgactacataaattgaactcaggtgtgataaaccacagttaagttattttttaacaaggggggcaatcactttttcacacatggccatgtagatttggagttttttttaacccctaaataacgtaaaccttcatttaaaaactgcattttgtgttcaattatgttatcttcgactaatagttaacggtttttgatgagcagaaacatttaagtgtgacaaacatgcaaaagaataagaaatcaggaaaggggcaaatagtttttcacaccactgtatattaactgtagagtgcaagcagagactccggcaggactaactatgacagcataactaaaagggagagccagaaggaaacacagacatgagggctccctgagatgtaaagcaaacaatcacctcaccgtcagcaaacctgagtgatcaatgagagtgaggaagacagcatccaaacataccagttcaccataatactctacgtccatgagtcccccagatctgctcctttacctaaggcaaatctatttataaaaatgcttggctaaataaataggtttttagcctggacttaaacactgagactgtgtctgagtcccgaatactatttggaagactattccataatattggggctttgtaaaaaaaagctctgcccccagctgtatttttcataatacgcggtactgacaagcagcctgcatcctttgatcgaggtaggcgtggcggttcgtaagacactagcaattcgcatttaatgctttatatgtcaagagtagtattttaaaatcaatgcaaaatttcacagggagccaatgcagtgaagataagataggggtgatgtgctcatatcttctggttctagtgaggactctcgctgctgcattctggactagctgaagcttatttatgcatctagctgaacaaccagacagtaaggcattacaatagtccaacctaaaggtgataaaagcatgaactagtttttctgcatcgtttagcgacaataaatttcttatcttggcaatatttcggaggtgaaagaatgctatcctggtaatattatctacatgagcttcaaatgaaaggctggaatcaataatcacaccaaggtctttcactgttgtacttgatggaacagaaaggccatctaaagttatggtgtgatctaaaattttacttttagctgtatgcggtcctatgactaggaCCTCTGTCTTATCCAGAATAGCGTGaacaatggtgtcaaaagctgcactgaggtcgagtaatacaagcatagttacacagcCCTGATCAggggccaataggatgtcatttactactttaacgagtgctgtatttgtgctgtgatgaggcctaaatcctgactgatacagtttatgtatgccatttctatgtagatatgagcatagctgctccgctactatcttttccacaatcttagagataaaggggaggtttgatattggcctgtaattggaaagctgacaggggtcaaggtcaggtttcttaattattggtttgataactgctaatttaaaatattttggaacataaccaatgctgagtgaagaattaattattcttaacaggggttctgctattgctggtactatctgtttaagaaaatgtttcggtacaggatctaatataaaggttgatgaatttgaagaagagatgagtgaaattagttcattctcttcaaggggagtaaagtattctaggttctgaactgacatggctagattaacatctgcatcaattacattgttcagtttcaaaacctcaattttatgcccaatatttacaattttattattaaaaaagttcatgaagtcctcactattgcatgatgatgttgtggagatttctgcagtggtcttatttctggttaatttggctacagtattaaataaaaatctaggatgtCTCTGGAAATGAGTACATTCTTAAACATTTCTTCTAGTAGAACAAAGATATGGCTAATCGTCGTTGAATGCTCACGAAAGAGGTTTCGCCTTTTTCTCAAAAGCCAAAACTATGAATTTTCAAAGATGGTCTCCACCGGCTCATCCATTGTTTGGAGAAGTGTCTCATTTTAGGTGGAGAAAGACTAAGCTCATGACCAACATTCTTTTtcattacatactttttttcttagcaataaTCATAGTTACCTCTCAAAACCTCTAAATATACACCTGTATGTGGAATTGtctaataaaataattgcaatagaaaaaaattcattaataaacTGTCTGTACCATTTCTATTCAATaattattcaaattcaattcgAAACAAGTAAACCAAAACCTGGGAAGCATAAATTAGCGaaagaataaaaactaaatgacCCACGTGAAATTCATGTAAACTTCTATTGTTTCATCTAAACAGTCATATCTATTTCCTCCCCACAGATACTTTTTCATGGGtaagtaaataattttacaatttcCTCTTCCTGATAGTTGAAGTTGATGATCACATCACTTGTACAGCAGGACAATGTGACATTACGTTCTGTTTAATGCAGTTTTCTTACTAATCAAACTCAGCATCTATTCCTCAGTAATCCTGACtgtacaacagaaataaaaattctcaatgCAATGAGTAGaatataacaaattaaatgTTCACTAAACACTTTTGCAACATCTACATGCATTATctgatttattaaaacacaattACAGTAGATACACCTGATCATCACACTGATCATAGGAAAACCAGACATGgccttttttttgcacacttcACTCATTCtttgggatattttttttttttttataaaaaagtacgaaaaaaaggaaaaaaaatcagattcaaAGTcaggtaaataaatacatacaaagtTTAACAAAGTTGGACAAGATGAAATTGTAGAGAtgttttcatctctctctctctctctctctctctctctctcttatatgaTGAGTTGTTTATCAGGAAggtgcaatttattttttttgggggggggagttTTGTCAAATTACAAATCACAAATCCAACCATTTAGTAGCAGCTCCTTCAGGTAAACTAGGAAACATGGTGTACTGTATTAGCATCTGAAGCCAGTCAAAGATCCACTCTTTCAAATATACCAGATCCATGAAGAACTTATAGACATCTAACAGGCAGCTATGATATTTCTAGCTAATTAAGATAAAGTTGTAGACACATCATGATTATTAAGAGATGCATTTGATCAGTGTTAATGTTGTCCATTTAAGTCCTtggtgttttaaaattattttcattgtAAATTCTTATCTTCATCATTGCTGtgttctgtttctgttttagccatggcagaaaaaaatagcaccttcagggtctgatCAGGTAAGATGTCATAAAGTGATAGGTGGGATTAGCTAGATGACTAGTTGAAAGGCTTAAATAGGCTATTTAATTGAAACGATTAATATAGCACTATTATACTAATTACACAttctttattttgattttgtatAAAAGCAGCTCAGTAATCTAGATAAAATCccagatttattttaatacacttGTTCTAATGTGttatagatagacagacagacatagttTATACACAAGTTTTATACACaggtggcaccacagacacgAGGTGAGGTCTTAGGAAAAAGggtcattttatttagaaatgaaAGAGAGGGTTTGAAAGTAGGGAGgatggaaaaaaaggaagaaaaatagtgAAGGTGTGTGCATATGCAGGTCTGGAGGCAGTGCACAGCTGGCATGTGGGCACAAGACTGGTGAGTGATAGTGGCAGGCAGAGTGGCACATTACATTGCCCCGCTCGCATGCCGCTCCCCGCGTTTTTAGTACCTACCGCGCAACTCTCCTCAGTCGTACTCCAGGACACACAGAACTATCAGTGATAATTAATCCGCAGCCGTGCACGTTTCCAGGCCTCGCCCCTTCTCTCACCTAGAAGGAGAGGTCGCATACCTAGCGAGCCTATGGAGTAAATGAGGAGCGACCAGATTGAGGCACAGGTCCATCACTGGTGCATGCCGTggcaatagatagatagagtagtTTATTATCAAAgcagtatataatatacaacAAATTAACTATAAGGACACAGGACAAAGACATAATGGATTAATGTCATAATGTCCTATTTTAACCAGTTATAAACAACCCCGAACTCCTCCTTTCCTCTATTACACAGAgggttgatttttattttatgatcatTAAAAGATCACATTGTCACACAGTCTGTTATAGAATTTTGGAAAAATATTTAACTTGGGATCTTGTACAGTTTGACAGTCGAGAAGTGATATAAGTAATGATTAagtgataataataagaaataatcaAGAAGTGATAAAATCACATAGTGTGAGTATATACTGAGTTTACAGTAACTTATTTACAGTAACACATATCATCCAGCAGAACATCTGACTACACCACCTGTTGTCTTTTACCCCAGGATATATGATAGATCAATTTAACTGCAGGCATTTCACATCACAGGGAGGTACAGTAGTaaagaagagagacagacaagttTTCGAGCTCAGggtgtaaatttattaaaatattccaCCATATTTACACTTACATAATCTGCtgctaaaaacaatatttattgtgTTAATACACAGAGTTAAAACCCCATTATAGTGGAGAATTAATGTAATGAATACATGCAACATGtaacttttcacttttttaaatgtaaaatgtgtcgCCAGAAATGGACTATTCACAGTGTATTGTTTATTCCCACAGACAAAATCTCCTTCACGAAAGAATGAAGAGAGAAGTGAGTATCAGACAATCAGATTTTCAtggataaaagacaaaaaactaaGCATTTTATAAAGCATCTTAAAATAATTCTTGAGCAAAAGAAAATTGGGAGCTTGTGTGCTGGGGTATGAGCTACAGTATAGAAAGTATTTTGAACTAACATTGTTTGAATAGTTGGTTAAATAGATTAGACTGAGTTTACTTAAATGCTTCCACAGCCATTACAGGTCAATTTTGAAACATCTTGGTTGAGctgtttaataatataatatttgattaaaaaaaaaaaaaaaagaaacttaaatGAAGCCATTACGCTTCCAAACACCTATATGTGAAACATTAACTTTTGACATTGTATTGAAAAAGAGAATGTGGCTTCAGCAATGGGTTGTTCTGATTTATTTAGTTCTTACACTGATCATCAGTTTTCTGCATTATTGCAAGGACTCGTAAAATATGACATGAGTCATAACTTTTTGtggaacattttaaatttacttttagtTCAAACAAGAAGCTCATTTGGTTTTTGGGAATCATGAtcaagtgtactgtatattattaaaatgtaggaattaataaaaactgtAGTTAGTTTTAGATGTTAATCATCCACTGAACTATTAATAACTCACAAATGATAAGAAGTACAAGTTATCTGTAATAAATAATCCAAAATAATACATTGTTTTTGCTCCTTGTTCAcagataaaactttttttgttttactgacTGGAAATACACTAAAATCCCATGAGGACTTCATACATCGTCTTAAAAATCAAGTGTGTCTGCAGGAGGTGTCTACAGTACCGGAGTGTAATTTCATTCTGGTTTTCTGCCCTGTTATTTCACGAGCTGGGactgacactgaaacagcactaAGGAAGCTTAATTATGTATCAGGtattcacaaaatatttttcaaataattcATTATATGCTGAGTTATTTTTGCATAcaattactatttatttttatttttttcatacagaGACCAAACCTGCAGTTCTGGTGGTGCTCCATCACACGTTTGATCCAGAGTGTGTTGTACCAGACAGCAGCAGAGCTGTACACAGAGAAAATACTGTTACAGTCGACTGTCTGTTTCATGAAGATAAAGGATTACTGCAGTGTCATAAGAATGATGAATCACTGTCCACAGTTTTAGACTATATAAACCCTCAAGTATGTTATGTTCATTTTTAATTCCAAGTTCCCaaatattatgttttgttttaattcatgCATAATGATGATTTTTGTTTGGACTGCTACCAAAAAAATTGATATACTATATGACCCCTGTTATTGTCCTGCAGGGCaagaaaaaacagcttgaagagaaagagagtgttcCAACTCAGAGAGAAGCAGAGCTATTGGAGATAATCAAACAGCTTGAAGAGAAAAATAGTCTTTTAACTCAGAGAGAAACACAGCTAATGGAGATAATCAAACAGCTTGAATCCGAACAGGTAAAACAAGAATTTGCAATGAGAGGTTAAAATAGTTAGTTCATTCAGTGTTCCCAGTAATCTGTAAGGAAAAATAGCATGTTTAATTTTCCACCTCTGCTTGCATTTTCATAAATTCATGTTTGATTcattatcatttacatttaatgtatgtGTCACTACAAGGGGGCCTTTAATGATTGTTTTTCCTTCTGAGGTTTAGTGAGAAATTACACACTTTTTTGTCTGAAAGAAactttctttatcttttatacCTTTTTTCTATAATTAGAAGTTATCAGCACAGTTGAAATATTGAAAGCCTGTCTATgaacaagtaaaaaaattcccatatttgcatatttataataGCAAGCAAGTTCTTCCCATGAAATGTATAGTTAAGTATTTGTCCGTGGTCTGTAAAAACCTGTGAAGTAATATCCTCTACTAATTTTTATAGGGAATAGCACAAGGAGAAGGATGTGCACACACAGGTGAGTGTAAGAGATTCATGAaggaattaatgaattaattaaaaaatcaatcaattaatgcATGTTACATCAATTTCGTTAAATATTTAGGTTGTCCCCGAATTCTCAATACATAGAGAAAATTAACACTTTTAGCAAACTATGCCTTTATTGACAAAACATCCTTCACCATCCTGtgctatttattataaacacacagCGGTCTGTCCCTCTCATACTGATCTGGTGTTGTGAATGTAATTGCACTTTTTAGTCCTTCATTTCAAATGATATTTTGCTTTATCTTTTAGACATGGGGGACATGAAGGACACTCAACAGGACCAAAGTGTCCAAGTCAACAAGCCAGAAACTGTGAATCCTGGAACTGTAGAGAGGACGACTAATAAGGCAGAGGAAAATGAAAATGCTCAAGATAAGAGAGATCAACAACTGAACTTAAAATACCCAGACCTACAGAAAGCACAATCAGTTGTGCAGGAAACGGGGAAGAGACTTAAAGAAAGGCAGAAAGAAATGTATATGGAATTTAACCAGTTCATTCTTCACATTCAAaattatgaagaaataaataagaatattacTTCTGAGAAAGATGCGGAGTTagtgaaaacaaataaaaaactagaAGAACTAGAAGAAGACCTGGGAACAACACGTAGGGAGTTAAAACAAAAGCAGACACAgttgacagacagagagacacaactGGCAGACATGAGCAAAGAGCTAGAAACCagtaaaaatacaattatggaaagagaaaaacaaattcAGGATCAAAACAAACTGATTGAAGATCAAGAGTCAAATCTCGCACAGGTAACAACAGCATTGGACAAACAACATAAAGAATTAGAAGACAGTCGGCAATTTCTGAAGAGCAAAGAAACACAGCTGAAGAACACACTTCAAGAACTGGAAACCAGTAAAAATAAATCGATGACACTTGAACAGGAACTACAGAAGATGATAAATATAAAAGAGCAACAGGAAACTGaactcaaagaaaaaaacaaacagcttaaCGAGAAAGACAAAAATCTGACAGAATTTACACAAAGACTTCAGATGAAGGACAAGACACTGGAAGAGAAGGACGCACTGCTCAGAGTGGTAAAAGAAGAACTGGGGATAACAAAATGGATGATTGAAGACCATCAGACAGAGATGAAAGAGAAAGTGAGACGACTAGAGAGTGTGGTGAAAGAACTAGAACAGAAACTGATAGGAAAAGACAAACAGCCACATAAGAAAGACAAACTTCTGAATGAAACTACACAAACACTGCAGAAGAAGGAAGAGACACTAGAACAGAAGGACTCACAGGTAAAATAAGTTAGAGGAAAATAAGCCAATAAAGAGACAATGAGACAATTAGACATCGACATGCAGTGTGTCTAATgatctgtaaaaataatatatagctTTTTCATACTTGCTTGTGTTTTTATACCTTCCAGATTGATTCGTATTGTTATGATTACGCACACTTAATGACATTTATTGTTATGATTACACATAACAATAAGAATCAATCAGGAATTTTGATTAGATGTTATTATAAGAGTGCTTatgtaaagtttgttttttcaaaGGATTTGTACTAAatgtgtctctttctgtctgaaTGAAACTTACTTTATCCACTAActgcttttataaataaatttgctgTATCAGCAGATGTGGAATACAGCACaatataagataaaatataatacatctGACCATGCGGTTTAATCAGAGGGGTCTAAAGGTAGTTAGACAAATCACAAAATCTCTGTTTTTGTAGATCTGTAAGAGCAAACAAGTTCTGCCcagtataatgtatatttaattattttccactGGCATATACAGACTACTACATCAATGtcctgtattatttttttacagaagaAAGCAGAAGATGAAGGAGGTGCAGACATGGGTGAGTGTGAGAGATTacttaaacaaattaataaatttgtCTGTCAATGTGCATGACataaatttgtgtgttttttttattgttttttttcactaggGATTGTCACATGCCACACACAAATAGAGAATAAATCACAGAATCAAGACCAGCAGGCAGGGGAGATTAAAAGACAGCCAGAGAATGCAAATGAAGTGGAAAACAATGAAAATCCCACTCAAGAGACAGGTGCATTACATAAAGATGGAATTACGGAATTACAGAAGATAGCTAAAGACACACAGGATGAAAAAAGAGCTCCACATGCGACAAATAAACAACCAGCACTAAATGATACACAGGAGCCACCAATACAAGTAAAGGAACCAGAGAAAATTAATGAGAAGGAGTGTAACAAGTCAAGTGAGAAAAATGAGCATCAAAAAGATGAAGACACacagcagaaaaagaaagactcAGATGGAAATCAATTATTAGAGAATAATACAAATAGTGGTTGTGAGGAAAAAACATTGTtaatagaaacaaataaaagacaGAACAATAGTACAGAAAGTGAGAGAGTACACAAGAGTGATCTATCTAAGAGTCAGACACCGCATGAGGATAAAGACTATACAGAACATCTTCAGATAGCTAAAGAGCAGGACACACACCCAAATGAGGTAAAAGATGAATCAGACAAACAAACTATGGAAGAATAGGACACAAAATTGAAAGAGAAAAAGTGCACGCTGAAGTTGAAATTCAATAAAGTCAATTTAGAACCACAGAAACAGGAGCAAGGGGAAACAGAGCCTGAATTATTAGGTGATCATTCTGACGGAGAAACAGACAGATCTGGCAATGAAACAGCATGAGAAAGCAGCTGAGATCCTGAATGTAACTGGAAAAATCATACAGCagattctttcattcatttaatcaatcaatcaatcaatcaatcaatcaattaatcaatctgATGTATGTTTAGATATAGTGTGTTAATGCATATTTAGGATAGAATTATAACTGTTTTCAGGCTTGCATGCATTTATACTACACTGCAGTGTGAttaattgttgttattattaagcATGAGGATGTGTGATTACTCTTGTTCCTACACTGAATTTATTGTATCTGTATCTATATTTATTATCAGTATATCTATAAGTTTAAAGTCTGGTAATACATCTCTCTTTAGTCTCATGTAAAGACTAAAAACAGAAATTGGAAAATTGTTTGGATGTGGAGGGTAATTTaacgaaaaaaatatataatataagggattatttagatttttttttccatatttaaaCTATTTGTCTTAATTACTGGATCATGTTTTTGTTGCCTcaactgattaaaataaatgagaccaaaaaatgtttgtcaatagtttaattagcaaataataaaatacatcaatctACCTGTAAAGGACGACAGAAAGACCAAACCGTGTGTCTTGTTTATTATTAGCTTTCTTTCAGTATCATTTAACTGCTCCAACACACAGTACTCAGAGTTAATGACACACAATCACATTTGGGGCCAAAAAACAGCTGTTTGTGCCTGAATATTTATCTGTGACcaggtaaaaataataaacctgaACTATAACCTGAATATATTCCTGAGGCCTGAGGGAGCTCCAAGTTCCACAGTTTAATTCTAAACTATACTGTCTGCCAGTAACATGAAACAGATTATTTGAATGCTTGTaatattacatactgtaatgttaaaataaaataaagctaatgtgtaaaaacattaatgCAACACTTAATTAGATATCGCAGTGTCCTTGTCTTAGTCATGTTACAGTAGCTCATGTCAGAAAAGTTTACAGATAACATATCAAATGCATAGGAAGTAactagtgttttttgttttgaacaGTTACTTACcaacatgtttaatattttatgttatttatcatactgtataatggtGTTATATAATAGAGATTTAAGAACATAAATAGGGCATACGAGATAGGGTTATATTCTGAATTTTTATCAGGGCCGAAACTGCAGATTCTTTTCTGGAAGGaggtaaattgcaggttaatttattttattattactttacagcagtaattctgttattgtgcgctcacgcgagtgtcattagtgatgttccttgTAAATTTTTCTAATAAAACACTCTTTCAGTTAATGTGGTGagtgtgaaactcaaataagagaggaggaagggttaTTGTGCAAGATAAGATGAGGGAGAGGGGAgggtctgattcctcctctcctcttactttagctttacacacatacacagacattattaatacaatattttgtattaattatttttatttatttattttttggactgtggaaaaaataattagagttttcattatttcttatggggaaatttgctttgatttatgagtgttttgaaatatgagcccgcttccggaacaaattatttttttaattttaggttccactgtatttaaaattgcagtgttttttttgttttgttttgttttttggctgCAGTAATGGCTGTAAGAGTCGTCGGTTTAATGTAGATATCCGCTGGCCAGAtatgtttttatacatatataataatgcatgtgtgtgtgtgtgtgtgtgtgtgtgtgtgtgcagggcaGTGGGATTAGTTTGAAAAAAACTTTGCCATAAATAGAGCTAACTTTTGTGcaaatatcttttaaagtaaTCAGTTGGTTAAACAAGTCCAGTTACTATCTGTCAGTCAAGTATTTGTTTGAATTAGTGATCGTGCTGTACCCATAGTGATGCCTGCTTTTAAAGGAGATttacatttgaatttgaaaagtgATGATAAATGTGATTCCaactaaatgtaaatactttCCTACCAGACACTActgatacattttaaatgcttgttCTGTTGTGTTTGAATACTTCAGATATAATAAgttcaaagaaaaacaaagagtaggattagggttagggttaggctaTGCTGGTTCTTTGCCCTTGTCTTGTCTTTAGGCGTGCTTTATCTTTGAAGGCCCTAATACCATACTAGGTGCTACCTAATGATCGGATGGTGTGTGCAGGTATCTGGgggctttaaataaaacaaaaaggtgCAGCGTGTTTGCGCtgattgcattttatatatatatatatatatatatttctacatTGTCAAATTAGAATCAGAATGAAAGTGAAAGATGCATGCACTTTTGAAAAGATTGATGGACAAACATGCTGTAAGTATACCAAATACTTAAATGGAGACTGAAGTGATGCaatagttcaattcaattcaattcaattcaattttatttatatagcgcttttaacgatttacatcatcacaaagcagctttacacaatcaaaagaactaagtttgtatgaaatgtgaatgtgtatgaatcaaaatgatatgattgtccctgatgagcaagcctaggacgacggcgacagtggcaaggaaaaactccctgagatggtaataggaagaaaccttgagaggaaccagactcaacagggaacccatcctcatctgggtgaaaacagatagcagggattgatgtgcataataatatgcgagactgaaagttcaatataagaggagatgtgtaagattaaagtccagtttgttcctggaggctcaggtagactgtgaaaaatttcagtcctgaactattgagcgactgaagtcacaggtcctcagagaacagctgtctgcatcagtcgaggacaggaccaccttcatggaaaagtggaaccaaccccagtcaccacacgcattccaggcagaccacacgggggcatccatgtgataagatctcca contains the following coding sequences:
- the LOC128512602 gene encoding putative autophagy-related protein 11, whose protein sequence is MYQTKPAVLVVLHHTFDPECVVPDSSRAVHRENTVTVDCLFHEDKGLLQCHKNDESLSTVLDYINPQGKKKQLEEKESVPTQREAELLEIIKQLEEKNSLLTQRETQLMEIIKQLESEQGIAQGEGCAHTDMGDMKDTQQDQSVQVNKPETVNPGTVERTTNKAEENENAQDKRDQQLNLKYPDLQKAQSVVQETGKRLKERQKEMYMEFNQFILHIQNYEEINKNITSEKDAELVKTNKKLEELEEDLGTTRRELKQKQTQLTDRETQLADMSKELETSKNTIMEREKQIQDQNKLIEDQESNLAQVTTALDKQHKELEDSRQFLKSKETQLKNTLQELETSKNKSMTLEQELQKMINIKEQQETELKEKNKQLNEKDKNLTEFTQRLQMKDKTLEEKDALLRVVKEELGITKWMIEDHQTEMKEKVRRLESVVKELEQKLIGKDKQPHKKDKLLNETTQTLQKKEETLEQKDSQKKAEDEGGADMGIVTCHTQIENKSQNQDQQAGEIKRQPENANEVENNENPTQETGALHKDGITELQKIAKDTQDEKRAPHATNKQPALNDTQEPPIQVKEPEKINEKECNKSSEKNEHQKDEDTQQKKKDSDGNQLLENNTNSGCEEKTLLIETNKRQNNSTESERVHKSDLSKSQTPHEDKDYTEHLQIAKEQDTHPNEVKDESDKQTMEE